The genomic interval ACTTAGTAACGGAGAAGAAGGTCGTTGGAGATGGAGTAAGAAAACATTTGAAGAGAAAAAAGATAGACTAATAGGTAGATTAGTAAATAAAGAGAGGTGGGATATTTTTGAAAAAGATTATTTGAATGAAGAAAAAACAATAAAACCAAAATCCGTATGGATTGATAAAGAAGTAAATTATGAAAATGCTAAAAAAGAATTAAAAGATATTTTTAATGGGATATGCCCATTTGATTACCCTAAAACAACTTATCTTATGAAAAGGATAATAAGATTCTCATGCTCCAAAAATGGGATTGTTTTAGATTTCTTCGCAGGATCAGGAACGACAGGCCATGCTGTTTTGGAGTTAAACAAAGAAGATGGTGGTAATAGGAAGTTTATTTTATGTACGAATAATGAAAACAACATTTGTACTGATGTTTGTTATCCGAGAATTGAGAAGGTGATTAAAGGATATAAAAATCTCAAAAGTGAGAAAGTTGAAGGCTTGAAAGGAAATTTAAAATATTTCAAAACTGATTTCGTTGATGCAGAGCCGACAGATAAAAATAAGAAAAAGCTTGTTGATGAATCTACTGAAATGCTTTGTTTAAAGGAAGATTGTTTTGATTTTGTTTTGGAAGGAAAGAATTTTAAGATTTTCAAGAATAATGATAAATATTTAGGAATTATTTATGACGATGATGGAATTGAGCAGTTTAAGAAAGAAGCCAAAAAGTTAAAGAAAAAGTTTGTTGTTTATGTTTTCTCTTTAGATGATAGTGCAAGAGAAGATGAGTTTGAGGATTTAGATAATGTTGAGTTAAAACCAATCCCAGCAGTTATACTTAATGTTTATAAAAGAATTTTTAGAGGTATTTAATATGATTCAGCTAAAAGATTACCAAAAAAAAGCAATTGAAGGCCTAAAACAAAAGGTGAAGAGAGTTTTGAATAGTCCGGAGCAAGGAATTGTTATTTTTCAAGCACCAACAGGTTCAGGTAAAACCTTAATGGTTTCTGAGATGTTAAAGCAATTAGTTAAAGAAAATCCTAAGTTGGAGGGGTTGAACAGAGAACAGAAAATTATGTTTAACTTAATGCAGCAGGAGTATAAAAACAGACAAAATAGAGGTTCTGTTAAGGGAGCAGGGAATATAAANNNNNNNNNNNNNNNNNNNNNNNNNNNNNNNNNNNNNNNNNNNNNNNNNNNNNNNNNNNNNNNNNNNNNNNNNNNNNNNNNNNNNNNNNNNNNNNNNNNNCGGAGGATGTTTTGTATAGATATAGTAAAAGGTTGAAAGAGGAATCACTGGAGGAGTATAAAAACAGACAAAATAGAGGTTCTGTTAAGGGAGCAGGGAATATAAAGATTAGAAGTATTTTAAAGTCAAAAATAGAAGAAAAATGTAGAACTGGAGGTGAAAAATGAAAAAGAGAGAAGGTCAGTTAGATACTATTGATTTTGAGTATGGAACTATTGAAATTGAAGATATAAATTGGCATAGAGGAATAATACCTTGCCCTAATGGGTATATTTATATTGATGATTCTGTTTATAGTGAGGTAAAAGAAAAAATATTTGAGACATTAAAAAGATATAATATTAGTGATGACTTATATCGTGCGGTTGTTAATGTTTTGAGTGATTTTTGGCATTTTTGGGAATATAACTGGAGATATAATATAAAATTTACTTCTTCTTATATTGAATTTTTGTATCCTGGCAGTTCAGGTTATGGTTTTCATATTTTGGTTAAATATCCTGAAGCTGATGGGACTGAAATTGAGTATGCTATTTTAGATTATGGTGATGAGGAAGATAAAGAATCATTAGAAAATGCTACAGATGATGAAAAAAATGCATTAAAAGTAGCAATTGAGGATGCTATAGAATATTTTTGTGGACGTGTAGGTGCAGCGGAGGATGTTTTGTATAGATATAGTAAAAGGTTGAAAGAGGAATCACTGGAGGAATATGAAGACATACAAGATGAAAGTGAAGAGGATGATGATGAAGGGTTTTTAAGAAAGCAAGGAAGTAATAAAAAGGAAGTAGAAATTTGGATTCTTGAGTCTCCCGATTCTTGGTCACCAGAAGAAATTTCAAATATTGATTGGGATGCAATAGAAGAACATTTAAATAAATTGGGCATAGATGTATATAGAACTAGTGAAACAAAGGATACTGGATTTGGACAAGAAAGAAGATGGATTGTTAAGTATAATGATAGTGATTTTGAAGATAATATTGAATTTGAAAATTGGTTTAGTGATGAAGTTTTTGAATATATGAGAGATTTTACAAAGGATAATAATAAAAAACCGAAAATGGCTAAAAAATTTAGTGTTAAAGAAACAAAAAAGATTGTTGGTTCAAAAAAACCAATTTGGGTAGATAGAGAGATTATTGCTCAAATTTGCCCTGAATGTGCAAGGATGATGAAAAAACAAGGAATTAAAAAGTTAAATGTGAGACCAATACTAACAGCAAAATGGAAGAGCTTGCCACGAGGATGGACTGAAAAGTCTCTTAGAAGTTTTTGGAACTCAATTGGTGGCTCTGTATCAGAATGTATAGAAAAAATGGAAGGAAGGGTTAGTGATCCAGCAACTTTTTGTGCTGCATTAAAAGATAGAATAGAAGGCACAACTTATTGGCGGGGACCAGAAAAGAAAAAAACAATGCTGAAGTCGGCTGGTCGCACATCAAACTTGTATCAGAAGCAAGGAGGCGAATTAACACCATTGAATATTGTTCCAGAAAGAAAGATTATTATTTATCCAGTTGCTCTTGCTGCTGAAGATGTTTTGAGAGTTTTAAGATATATGAAAGGAAGTCTTACACCAAAACAAGCATATGAGTATGTTATTTATCACATTCCTAATGTGACGCCAGAATTTGAAGAAGATTTAAAAGCAGAGTTGTTAAAATATGGTTTAAAAATTGAAGATTGAAAATAACAATTAAAATAATTTAGAGGGGGTAGAAATGAGGTTGGGGAGAGTTAAGAGAATTCTTAAAGCACAAAAAGTAAATGAAAATAATAAAAAAAACCAGAGATGGTATGAAAAGGTAATTGATAATTTTGAAAAATGGGTAAAAGGAGGAGAGCCTTTTGTTCAAATGTTAAGAAAAGGTACAATAGATTATTGGAATTTTAATAGTTTTTTCTATGGGCAAAAGGGGGATCCACATTTAATAGCAGTAACTAAGGGAAGTGAAGTAGAAGATGAATTCACAGCACGGGGTTATAAAAAAATTAAAGAAGTAGACGATATTGTTTTATTAAAACATGTGGATTATACTAGAGCTGAAGGTGATGTGAAAGCTTATACAAACATGAAGGAAAAATTGAGAATGATAAAGAAGTGAGGAGATATTTTGAATAGAGATTTTAAATATAGAGTTTTAGACCTTCTTGGAGAGGCTATACAGTATATCAAGAATGCAGAAAGTTATATTTTTTATTTAATGAGTGATTTCCAATCAGAGGATTTTACTGATGAAGAATCAAGAGAAATACAAAATGTTTATGCTTTAATAAAAGAAATTGAGGAGAGGTTAAGGAATTTAGATAGGATTGTTAATAGTAAAAAAGAAGATTAGGAGGTGAAATGTTAAAAATTGGAGCATTAAGGGGAATAACAACGGAAGATATTGTAAGTAATTATAAGGAAGTAAAAGCTATGGCAGATGAGGAGTTTAACAGAATAAGACCTGAACTTGGTACAATTCGTTTGAGTAAGGTTTATGATAAGTTAGAAAAAATGAAAGGGTCAAAGGCATCTGATATAATTTTCTTTTATTCATTTAGAAAATCTGCAGATCCTTCACACACATATTTTGTTCCTATAAGAGTTAGAGAAAATTGTGTTATAACACCAAAGATTGCTTTTAGAATGTTAAATGCTGGCAACGTTTTGAAAGAAGTGCCTTTAGAATCTGTTGCAAAAATGGAAGATTCAAAAGTAAAAATTAATCCATTTACAGGATTAGTAAAGGCTGTAAAGAGAGTTTTTTCTCAAGATAAACCAGAAAAAT from bacterium carries:
- a CDS encoding ATPase, T2SS/T4P/T4SS family encodes the protein MFIKEFLEVFNMIQLKDYQKKAIEGLKQKVKRVLNSPEQGIVIFQAPTGSGKTLMVSEMLKQLVKENPKLEGLNREQKIMFNLMQQEYKNRQNRGSVKGAGNI
- a CDS encoding DNA methyltransferase gives rise to the protein LSNGEEGRWRWSKKTFEEKKDRLIGRLVNKERWDIFEKDYLNEEKTIKPKSVWIDKEVNYENAKKELKDIFNGICPFDYPKTTYLMKRIIRFSCSKNGIVLDFFAGSGTTGHAVLELNKEDGGNRKFILCTNNENNICTDVCYPRIEKVIKGYKNLKSEKVEGLKGNLKYFKTDFVDAEPTDKNKKKLVDESTEMLCLKEDCFDFVLEGKNFKIFKNNDKYLGIIYDDDGIEQFKKEAKKLKKKFVVYVFSLDDSAREDEFEDLDNVELKPIPAVILNVYKRIFRGI